The window CTACTTAGAGTCCGTGGCGCATGAGGTATTACCCCAAGGCAGTACTGCGCGACTGGCACACCCTACGATGGGTGGGGAGGACTTCGCCTATTATCTGGAACGTGTGCCAGGATCTTTCTTTTTCATCGGTGTGGACGACGGGCGTGCGGGAGGATATCCCTCGCTGCATCATCCAGCCTACGATTTCAACGATGACGCTCTTCCCCATGGTATGAAGATGTTTGTCCATGCAGCGTTATCGTATGCAGATCACGGCAAATGAATCCCGTATGAATCCCGTATGAATCCACTAGAGTAACTTATGGGCCTCGGCCCAATGCTTAATGTCATTGGCCACGTGTTGCGACATTTCGAAGAACGGCATGTGATTATATCGCGGTGGTGTCAGGATTGTTGACGACCTTGCAGGGAGGCCGTTTCGAAAAAAATCGAGGCCAGAAGAGGGTAGAATAAAATCGTCTGTGCCCCAGATGAGCAAAGTTTCGGGCATCGATGCCATATCTGATGCGGTTAACATGGGATAGTTGTGCGCCTGCGGCATAAGATCCAGTAGATGCTTACGATTGAAATGTGCCCACATATAGATGGCCATGGCCCTGAGTCCTGGCGGTGGCACGCCGTTGGGGAATAGCTGACGGACAAAATTCTTCGCCCTTTTATAATCGCTCAACGTGAATTGATCGAGAACCGTGTCGATCTCCTCGTTGGTGTACGGCGCACCAAAGGGGGAGATCAATACCGTGCCACGAACAAGTTCTCGGACTCGCATAGTCAACTTGGCCGCCACCAGGCCGCCCATGGAGTTACCGACCACGACACAACCTCGCTCGATCGGCACTTCGTGGCGGACAAAGTCAACAGTGGCCTCAAGTACGTCATCCCCCGAAAGGATGTGGCCTTTGGGTAGTCCCGTAAGACCATGGCCCGGCAGGTCCATGGCGACGATTTTACTGCAGTCGTCCGTGAGTTTAGTGATTAAGGGTTCCCAGTCCAGCGCTTGGGAGGTGAAACCGTGAACAAAAATCCAGATAGGACCGTCGCCACGGTCACCAGTCGCAATGGCATGCATACGACCGATGCCGAGATCTGCCGGCAACTTATGTTGGTAGGAATGAAAGCCACTTTTAGCCAGGCTCATCACTCTGAGATGCCACACTTTATCAACGACCCGCCGGAATGGCCCCTGCCAAAGTCTGTGCACCATCTGATATCTCCCCGAACGACATCGTCCCACTCAGATCTGAGAAGCAAGCATCCAAGATTATATCACGCTGATTTGTTTTGACTAACACACTCAGTAGTAAAAAAACTTAACTGTCAGCTATAGCTGCTTCAACCTCAGAGCGATTGCAGTATGAGAGTTTGCCACTTGGGATGCGGCTATTGATGAAAGTAGCAATTTCATCCGAGGCGAAACCTTCGTCCTTGAGGCCACGCGACACTTTTACAAACAGACTCTCGACCAAGTCAGCAAACACGGCGCTACTGTCTGGATCCTCGAGCCGGCTAAACACATCGGTCACATGTTTCACCTGCCACGCCTCACTGTTGTCAGGGCGGATGTTACCCAACTGTACCTCAAGGTCACGAATCCGGATGATTAGTTCAGTGGCCCAGCGTGGACAATGATCGGGCGTAGACTGATGAGTGCTCTCGGTCACGGCATAACCCCCAGTGATGGCAGAAACATCCCGGCATATACAAGATAACCCCCGAAGCGGGCTACCCAATTCTTGGCTGCCAGGGGAATAATGAGTAAGTACTGGTGGTTACTGGACGATGCGCCCGCTTGCTTGGCGCATCTTCCTAGCACAAACTGCGGGGAATAGCATCTGGGCTGCCGGGCTCCTGCGCCTTCGGTTTCGCGCGCCCGCGCTTGAGCGGCGACCCATAGCGAAATGTGCCACTCACTTGCAGCGCGTGTCGCAGGCTTCCCTCTAATTCCGTCGGAATGGGGCTGAGAAATTCAATATCTCCGCCATGCGCGGTGGCCACATGGCGCCCGTCGACAAAACCAAGAAGCGACTGCCTGGAACTTGGGATTTTAGCCCCTGGGGCCAAAATTCCGACGAGATTAAGTGGGTCTCCGGCCGCGATCACTGCCCAGTCACTTCCCGAGCGTTTGTCCCTTATGGCCCGGAGCTGAGGCACAGCTTCAGGCATAGCAAACTGCTCTCCAAATGGCCCGGCTACGAACCGTCCACCCCGCACTAGACCGCGCGCCTCCATGGTCCGGTAACAGCGCGCCAACTCACCCCACGACGGAGCCGCAGACTCCCTCGTGAGCAGATCCCGAAAAACAATACCGTAGCGCCTGAGTAGGAGTTGAGCCCAAAACTCAATCCGCTCAGACTCAGGTGTCTCAGGTAATTGCCCTGGAAACTTGGCCCATCTACCGCCCAGTGCGTAGCTGGCACCGGCAAAAAACTGCTTGTTTACTCCGTAACGAACGCGCGCTACAGCCTTACGGTTACGTGCGACAAAGGGCCGAATGGCGGCGAAGCCGTCGGCATGAATCAGCCCAAGCCAACAGAGTTCACCGAGAGCATCTTCTAATTCACTCTCAATTAAACCGGTCCTGGTTTTTAATTCACCGAAAAACTGGGCGCCACCAGCTACAATCGCTTCGTAGGCTGTTACTGCTTTGCCTGTGGCGAGCTCAAGAATGTCGTTACCTCGTTGCGTCGCTGCAACCGGCGCGAGAAAAGCTAAAACTTCCCGCGGGAAAAGTGCCAACGGCACGGCGCGGTTCATGCCCTGACTGCGGGGCTCGCTATCGTCATCCCTTTTGGGCGGCTTAAGCCGGCCCCAGCTGACTAGCCCGCTATGGGTAAGTTCGTCTAGCCAGCTTGGTTGGTAGCCCTCGACACGGCTAGCGAGAATCTCTGACTCCCAGGCGCCTGCTGGTGCATCGAAGCCGGCCAGCTTTTGTACCACATCAAAAAGTCCTTGTTTACCCGTGGCGCGCGCAGATGGAGATAGTTGCTGATGCGTGAAGAGGAAGAGTTGAAACTCTTCAACCGGCACCGGTTTGATCTGCTGTCTTAGGCCCTCAAGCGTCAGCTTATGGATGCGGATTAGGAGGCGTCGGTCGCACCACTGCATGGGTACGCTATTGGTCGCGGCGCCGTCGCCTGGCGGTTCGATCAGATCTCCGCGAAAGCGCCCGCGCATCACCGCGCCCGCTAACTCGATCGCCGGTAGCGTGGCCGTCACATCGGCCACGGCTAACCCCAGAGTTTTAGCTAGATAAGGGGCGGTTACGATACCAGCGACCCCCATATAGGCGCGGATCAGGGTTAAACGCGCATCCTCACTTGTCCACTCTTGCCGTAGGTGTGGCGGTAGGTCCGGCCTTGGTTCAAGGCGCGCATGGGGGTAAGCTGCCACCAGCAAGTCGGCCGCCTCGCTGGTGCTCCAAAGCACGGCTTCGTCCGTATAAACGCGCAGAGCGCGCCCATCGGCAATCAGCTCTTCCAAGAGTGTCGCAAAACCGGGCGAAGCTTTAGCCCTATCTTCCGGCAACACCACCGTCGTACTGAGCACGTCGTGTAGTTCGTCGGCGTCTCGCGCATCCGGCCACACTTCTCGCTCCACCTGATCGATGGCGGCGGGGGATAGTAGGCTAAGATCGGAGAACGGCTCGAAGGCCAGATTTCTCCGGGTAGCCACAGCACGGGCGCGTCTTTCCTCTAGCGGGGCGTCGTCCAAAAATGCATAGGGATAAGCGTTGAGCAACTGGTAGGCGAAGGGCGAGGGCTCGCGGGTGTCGCGGGCAATCAGTTCGACCGCGCCGTTACTGATCCGCTCCATGAGTTCAATGAGCGAGCCGAGATCAATGGCCTCATGCATGCAGTCATGCATGGTCTGGCGCACTAGGGGGTGATCCGGAAGTTCAATGTCGCCGGTGACGTGTTCCTTGCACTGTGTTTGAGCCGGAAAAACCGCGGTCATAAGATCGTCAGCGCGGAATCTTTGCAGCGCTGGTGGTACCCTTTTGCCGCTGTGGCGTCTCAGTACAGCCAGGGCTCTATTGGCGTTCCAGCGCCACCGAATCTGGAAGAGAGGCACCTGCAGTATGGCTTGCTCCAGCAGTTTGGTGACGTTCTCGGGGCTTAGCATCCTAAAGAGCTGATCGATGGGAAAGCTGTGCTGGGGTCCAAGCGAAAGCACTATGCCATCATTATCGGCGGAGGCCTGCAGCTCAAAGTCAAAGCTGCGGCAAAAACGCTTCCGCAGAGCTAGACCCCAGCCCTTATTGATACGCATGCCAAAGGGAGCATGGATGACCAGCTGCATGCCACCGCTAGCATCAAAAAACCGTTCGAAGACCACTTTGCTTTGCGTCGGAAGGACGCCCAGGGCTGCCTTCTCAACTGCCATGTAATGCGTCACCTGGAGGCTGGCCCACGGAGAGCAGGTGGTTTCCTCCTGAAGCCATTTACAGGCGTCTTCATACGCCTCGGGTACAGTGTCACCAAGATGTGCGAGTGATTCTAAATGGAAGAGAGGATCATCGGCGGTGATCGGCATCGTCAGGCGTCGGTCGACCTCATCGCGGATGTCTGAGACTGCCAACGAGAGCTCTGGCGTGCGGCCTGGTGCCTCGCCTTGCCAAAAAGGTATATTCGGCGGTGCACCGTGCATGTCGCGCACCAGCATGTCGGTGCCGCGTAGTCCCATAATTTGCCACGAATTGTTACCGAGGAGAAAAATATCACCACGGCTACTCTCTATAGCAAACTCTTCGTTCACTGTGCCGATGAAAGCACTGTCCTCTTCGTTGACGACGCGGTAATCGCCGAGCTCGGGAATCGCGCCCCCACTAGTGATTGCGGCTAAACGCGCACCGCGTCGGGACCGTACTTTGCCACTCAAACGATCCCTGTGGACATAGGCCAGGGCTTTGTTGGCTCCGGCAAAACCGACAGATAGCATGGCCACGACGTCGCCAAAATGCTCGCGCGTTAGCGTGCGGTAGGGGTAAGCACGGCGCATCACCTGATAGAGGTGATCTTCGTCGTGCTCCTCGGCCGCAGCCTCGGCCACTACTTGCTGCGCCAGTATATCCAGCGGCCCCTCGGGAATCACGGTGCGGTCAAGTTGACCGAGGCGGACGGCCCTAATCAGCGCCATTGCCTCGACGAGTTCGTCACGCGTCAGAGCGACAAGTCTGCCTTTGGGTGTGGCGCCAACGCTGTGACCGGCCCGGCCGACACGCTGCAAAAAGGTGGCAATACTACGGGGAGAGCCGATTTGCACGACCAGGTCGATGGCGCCAACGTCGATACCGAGCTCGAGCGAAGCCGTCGCCACGATGGCCTTCATCTGCCCTGCCTTCAGCTTAGTCTCGGCGGCAAGGCGTAGCTCCTTGGCTAGGCTCCCGTGGTGACTGGTGACGTTATCCTCGCCAAGCTGCTGCGACAGATGGAAGGCAACGCGCTCGGCCAGTTTTCTCGTATTCACGAAGATGAGCGTACTGCGATGCTCTTCAATGAGCTTTTGTAAGCGTTCGTAGATTTCCTGCCACTGCTCCTGGGAGCAGACGGTTCCGAGTTCCGATGGTGGCACTTCAATTGCGAGGTCGAGTTTGCGCTTGTGACCGGTGTCGACAATGGCACATGGTCCCTCAGGTTGCGGCGTGCGCGGGTCGTTACCGGAGAGAAAATGGGCAATAGCCTCAATCGGCTTTTGCGTTGCCGAGAGACCGATGCGCTGGGGTCTCAGACCAGTGGCGCGTTCACACAGGTCATCCAGGCGTGCCAAAGACAGCGCTAAATGGGAGCCCCGCTTGTCACGGGCCAATGCGTGAATTTCATCGATGATGACGGTCTTGACCGATTTGAGGTTGTTGCGCCCTTTGGGGCTAGTGAGCAGAAGGTAAAGTGACT of the Deltaproteobacteria bacterium genome contains:
- a CDS encoding DEAD/DEAH box helicase, which translates into the protein MTARWFAARFGTPTPPQREAWPRIASGVDTLVAAPTGSGKTLTAFLVAIDRLLRTALDGDLKDQTEILYISPLKALASDVRRNLELPLAEIEACAAKEGTPVRGIRALVRSGDSTASQRAAMLKKPPHILVTTPESLYLLLTSPKGRNNLKSVKTVIIDEIHALARDKRGSHLALSLARLDDLCERATGLRPQRIGLSATQKPIEAIAHFLSGNDPRTPQPEGPCAIVDTGHKRKLDLAIEVPPSELGTVCSQEQWQEIYERLQKLIEEHRSTLIFVNTRKLAERVAFHLSQQLGEDNVTSHHGSLAKELRLAAETKLKAGQMKAIVATASLELGIDVGAIDLVVQIGSPRSIATFLQRVGRAGHSVGATPKGRLVALTRDELVEAMALIRAVRLGQLDRTVIPEGPLDILAQQVVAEAAAEEHDEDHLYQVMRRAYPYRTLTREHFGDVVAMLSVGFAGANKALAYVHRDRLSGKVRSRRGARLAAITSGGAIPELGDYRVVNEEDSAFIGTVNEEFAIESSRGDIFLLGNNSWQIMGLRGTDMLVRDMHGAPPNIPFWQGEAPGRTPELSLAVSDIRDEVDRRLTMPITADDPLFHLESLAHLGDTVPEAYEDACKWLQEETTCSPWASLQVTHYMAVEKAALGVLPTQSKVVFERFFDASGGMQLVIHAPFGMRINKGWGLALRKRFCRSFDFELQASADNDGIVLSLGPQHSFPIDQLFRMLSPENVTKLLEQAILQVPLFQIRWRWNANRALAVLRRHSGKRVPPALQRFRADDLMTAVFPAQTQCKEHVTGDIELPDHPLVRQTMHDCMHEAIDLGSLIELMERISNGAVELIARDTREPSPFAYQLLNAYPYAFLDDAPLEERRARAVATRRNLAFEPFSDLSLLSPAAIDQVEREVWPDARDADELHDVLSTTVVLPEDRAKASPGFATLLEELIADGRALRVYTDEAVLWSTSEAADLLVAAYPHARLEPRPDLPPHLRQEWTSEDARLTLIRAYMGVAGIVTAPYLAKTLGLAVADVTATLPAIELAGAVMRGRFRGDLIEPPGDGAATNSVPMQWCDRRLLIRIHKLTLEGLRQQIKPVPVEEFQLFLFTHQQLSPSARATGKQGLFDVVQKLAGFDAPAGAWESEILASRVEGYQPSWLDELTHSGLVSWGRLKPPKRDDDSEPRSQGMNRAVPLALFPREVLAFLAPVAATQRGNDILELATGKAVTAYEAIVAGGAQFFGELKTRTGLIESELEDALGELCWLGLIHADGFAAIRPFVARNRKAVARVRYGVNKQFFAGASYALGGRWAKFPGQLPETPESERIEFWAQLLLRRYGIVFRDLLTRESAAPSWGELARCYRTMEARGLVRGGRFVAGPFGEQFAMPEAVPQLRAIRDKRSGSDWAVIAAGDPLNLVGILAPGAKIPSSRQSLLGFVDGRHVATAHGGDIEFLSPIPTELEGSLRHALQVSGTFRYGSPLKRGRAKPKAQEPGSPDAIPRSLC
- a CDS encoding amidohydrolase; translation: YLESVAHEVLPQGSTARLAHPTMGGEDFAYYLERVPGSFFFIGVDDGRAGGYPSLHHPAYDFNDDALPHGMKMFVHAALSYADHGK
- a CDS encoding alpha/beta fold hydrolase; its protein translation is MVHRLWQGPFRRVVDKVWHLRVMSLAKSGFHSYQHKLPADLGIGRMHAIATGDRGDGPIWIFVHGFTSQALDWEPLITKLTDDCSKIVAMDLPGHGLTGLPKGHILSGDDVLEATVDFVRHEVPIERGCVVVGNSMGGLVAAKLTMRVRELVRGTVLISPFGAPYTNEEIDTVLDQFTLSDYKRAKNFVRQLFPNGVPPPGLRAMAIYMWAHFNRKHLLDLMPQAHNYPMLTASDMASMPETLLIWGTDDFILPSSGLDFFRNGLPARSSTILTPPRYNHMPFFEMSQHVANDIKHWAEAHKLL